A genome region from Deinococcus sp. KNUC1210 includes the following:
- a CDS encoding dienelactone hydrolase family protein: MSEYRQDLFRYVAEEFAEAYQEGELPRREFLRRSVLLSGSVPGARLLLATLGVAGVSAAELAEAQGSTPQNETATNSYHVDPADTALDAGPVTYAALGRTNFGYLARPKGIASAPIVMIVHENKGLQPHIEDVARRMAKAGYIAFAPDFVSADGGSKKYTDIAQISALIAKLAPADVAAHGLEAVKFLKAQPGAQAEHFGMVGFCWGGGVTWTMTTLLPDLKAAVPFYGPSPSFSDVPKIKAAVLGIYGGLDARITGNAPATDKVLTDAGVKHEFKIYDGANHAFHNDTGASYNKAAAENAWASTLIWLRANL; this comes from the coding sequence ATGAGCGAATACAGGCAGGATCTGTTCCGGTACGTCGCAGAGGAATTTGCCGAAGCCTATCAGGAAGGCGAGCTACCGCGCCGCGAGTTCCTGCGCCGCAGCGTGCTGCTGAGCGGGTCGGTGCCGGGTGCCCGGCTGCTGCTGGCGACGCTGGGCGTGGCGGGTGTCAGCGCCGCCGAACTCGCTGAAGCCCAGGGATCGACTCCTCAGAACGAAACCGCGACCAACAGCTATCACGTCGATCCCGCCGACACGGCCCTGGACGCCGGGCCTGTCACCTACGCCGCACTCGGACGGACCAACTTCGGCTATCTGGCCCGTCCCAAAGGCATCGCCAGCGCCCCCATCGTGATGATCGTCCACGAGAACAAGGGCCTCCAGCCGCATATCGAGGACGTGGCGCGGCGCATGGCGAAGGCCGGCTATATCGCGTTTGCACCCGATTTCGTGTCTGCCGACGGCGGCAGCAAAAAATACACCGATATCGCCCAGATTTCGGCGCTGATCGCCAAGCTGGCCCCGGCAGACGTGGCAGCGCACGGCCTGGAAGCGGTGAAATTCCTGAAGGCGCAGCCCGGCGCACAGGCCGAGCATTTCGGCATGGTCGGCTTCTGCTGGGGCGGCGGCGTGACCTGGACCATGACCACCCTGCTGCCCGATCTGAAGGCCGCCGTGCCCTTTTATGGCCCCTCCCCCAGCTTCAGCGACGTTCCGAAGATCAAGGCGGCGGTGCTGGGCATCTACGGCGGCCTCGATGCCCGCATCACCGGCAACGCGCCCGCCACCGACAAGGTCCTGACCGATGCGGGCGTGAAGCACGAATTCAAGATCTATGACGGAGCCAACCACGCCTTTCACAACGACACCGGGGCCAGCTACAACAAGGCGGCTGCCGAGAATGCCTGGGCCAGCACGCTCATCTGGCTGCGGGCCAATCTGTAA